A part of Mycolicibacterium sp. TUM20985 genomic DNA contains:
- a CDS encoding PP2C family protein-serine/threonine phosphatase, with translation MWLPVGSLRGPVPTGAVGIGLQTRPLSLLLVEDDRGDALLVEELVADADIDIDMAWAPSMAEAERELRRRRPDCVLLDLNLPDANGIVALDRITKCDPDIPIVVLTGLNDEHFGTSAMASGAQDYLVKGRVDADVLRRALLYAIERKKTELTSADLRSSELRAQENARLERGLLPSPLLLDDPGVEIVAKYRPSRENALLGGDFYDFVQTPDRTVHVMVGDVSGHGPDEAALGVALRIGWRALTFAGLRGSERMQQLERILRAESPGSAIFATVLSIALSPDDLSFTVVRAGHPGMLLHGPGSAAWLEPPSGPALGIGGKRWPVSECELPPGHGLLLLTDGLFEGHAGAGNERLGEEGLLRLARARAELPGEAFVDALIDGAEELAALHGGLSDDVAVVRVERAER, from the coding sequence ATGTGGTTGCCCGTGGGTTCCCTGCGCGGCCCCGTACCGACGGGCGCGGTTGGGATAGGCCTTCAGACCCGGCCCCTCTCGTTGCTGCTGGTCGAAGACGACCGTGGCGACGCCCTGCTCGTCGAGGAGTTGGTCGCCGACGCCGACATCGACATCGACATGGCCTGGGCCCCCTCGATGGCCGAGGCGGAACGCGAACTGCGCCGACGTCGGCCCGACTGCGTACTGCTCGACCTCAACCTGCCCGACGCGAATGGGATCGTCGCGCTCGATCGCATCACCAAATGTGATCCGGACATTCCGATCGTCGTGCTCACCGGGCTGAACGATGAACACTTCGGGACCTCGGCGATGGCGTCCGGCGCGCAGGACTACCTGGTAAAGGGTCGGGTCGACGCCGATGTCCTGCGCAGAGCGCTGCTCTACGCGATCGAGCGCAAGAAGACCGAGCTCACGTCGGCGGATCTGCGTTCCAGCGAACTTCGAGCGCAGGAGAACGCGCGCCTGGAGCGCGGGCTGCTGCCCTCGCCCCTGCTACTCGACGACCCCGGCGTCGAGATCGTGGCCAAGTACCGTCCGAGCCGGGAGAACGCCCTCCTCGGCGGCGACTTCTACGACTTCGTCCAGACACCGGACCGCACCGTGCACGTCATGGTCGGCGACGTCTCGGGGCACGGACCCGACGAGGCGGCCCTCGGCGTCGCGTTGCGCATCGGCTGGCGGGCACTCACGTTTGCCGGCCTGCGCGGTAGCGAACGCATGCAGCAGCTCGAGCGGATCCTGCGCGCCGAGAGCCCCGGCAGCGCGATCTTCGCGACGGTGCTGAGCATCGCCCTGTCCCCCGATGACCTCAGCTTCACCGTGGTCCGCGCCGGACATCCCGGGATGCTGTTGCACGGCCCTGGTTCGGCGGCCTGGTTGGAACCACCGTCGGGACCCGCCCTTGGCATCGGCGGCAAGCGGTGGCCGGTCAGCGAGTGCGAGCTACCGCCGGGGCACGGTCTGCTGCTGCTGACGGACGGACTGTTCGAGGGGCACGCCGGCGCCGGCAACGAACGGCTTGGCGAGGAGGGCCTCCTCCGGCTGGCCCGCGCGCGGGCGGAGTTGCCGGGTGAGGCGTTCGTGGATGCGCTGATCGACGGCGCCGAGGAACTGGCTGCACTGCACGGCGGGCTCTCCGATGACGTCGCAGTCGTACGCGTGGAACGGGCCGAGCGGTGA
- a CDS encoding STAS domain-containing protein — protein MPTTMDEFIRKGWPLSPAEPMSTSVERRGDVTVLAVDGVVDLATSPALESLLAELLDKRPDALIIDLTGVTFLASVGLRILAETHEAVGGTGKFAVVASGPVTARPIQLTKLDEFLSLYPTADAAIAALRG, from the coding sequence GTGCCGACGACGATGGACGAGTTCATTAGAAAGGGATGGCCGTTGTCACCAGCCGAGCCGATGTCCACGTCGGTCGAACGACGTGGCGACGTCACCGTCCTCGCGGTGGACGGCGTGGTCGATCTCGCCACCTCACCGGCGCTCGAGAGTCTTCTCGCCGAGCTGCTCGACAAGAGGCCGGACGCCCTGATCATTGATCTGACGGGCGTGACGTTCCTGGCGTCGGTTGGTTTGCGGATACTCGCCGAGACCCACGAGGCGGTCGGCGGCACCGGCAAGTTCGCGGTGGTGGCCAGCGGACCGGTCACTGCCCGCCCCATCCAGCTGACCAAGCTCGACGAGTTCCTATCGCTATACCCGACGGCCGACGCCGCCATCGCCGCACTTCGCGGCTGA
- a CDS encoding SpoIIE family protein phosphatase, whose translation MVAGDFGAAYAAALRQHLAERDEASLASGHELGRGASEAGIRTAEIVEFHFGVVAETPGSPTATALPFLLRTLAALDSATQGFIDRARRYEQQRARADELEDRSAFRTALVNSLQEGFFVVDKAGTIIEVNDAFAAITGWGADDLPYPWPYPWLVEEAGAGRRLAQLVERGSLQAETSIRHRDGHLAWAALRINSVTEVGDDRGAFVGTIRDVTTERASEIRRNAVVRLATALGVATSLDEVLDVLLDVVASAIEVTRVVVAMWSQAGTDPSVRVSGSAGSTLWKDVDPLLRDAFESARGWRPLAVEAVDASDGSGRSAGMMTVLSAADDTVLWLEYPEARTTRDGDRILVAALIGHLSLAVQHVRQFETAREASLTLQRTMTPTTKPPVGFAVRYEPAVSPFEIGGDWYDVLTIGDRYIGIIVGDCVGSGLSAAAVMGQLRSSARVLLINGTAPGRILDELDSAAALIAGAYCATVFIGIIDTESGKMSYSSAGHVPALLAVPGAAPETLTGATSVPLGVQRSGPRPQAAKLLSPSSVLMLYTDGLVERRDGLIDNGIEQAGRVLSANIDAPAEAVADAVLSDLAPRDGFDDDVAIVVYRRPPAPLEIDVRATPDQLSDMRGQLTRWLKATGIPEDLAGDIVLVVNEACTNSIEHGYRATKPGRMLVCAEAKGRGICIRITDFGSWKLPDANPRIRGRGVPLMRAVSGEVTLDGTSTGTTVTMTFELD comes from the coding sequence ATGGTCGCCGGCGACTTCGGCGCCGCCTACGCGGCCGCCCTGCGTCAGCATCTCGCGGAGCGGGACGAGGCGAGTCTCGCGTCGGGTCACGAACTCGGCCGCGGCGCATCCGAGGCGGGAATCCGTACGGCGGAGATCGTCGAATTCCATTTCGGCGTGGTGGCCGAGACCCCGGGGTCACCGACCGCGACCGCCTTGCCGTTCCTCCTCAGAACCCTCGCCGCCCTCGACTCGGCCACCCAGGGTTTCATCGACCGGGCGAGGCGTTACGAACAGCAACGCGCCAGGGCCGACGAACTCGAGGATCGCTCCGCGTTCCGAACGGCGTTGGTGAACTCCCTTCAGGAGGGGTTCTTCGTCGTCGACAAGGCGGGCACCATCATCGAGGTGAACGACGCCTTCGCTGCGATCACCGGGTGGGGGGCGGACGATCTGCCCTACCCATGGCCCTACCCGTGGCTGGTCGAGGAAGCCGGGGCGGGGCGCCGACTTGCTCAACTCGTCGAGCGGGGCAGTCTGCAGGCCGAAACGTCGATCAGACATCGAGACGGTCATCTTGCTTGGGCGGCACTGCGCATCAACTCGGTGACCGAGGTTGGCGATGATCGCGGCGCCTTCGTCGGCACGATCCGCGACGTCACCACCGAACGCGCATCCGAGATCCGCAGGAATGCCGTCGTTCGGCTCGCCACGGCGCTCGGCGTGGCCACCAGCCTCGACGAAGTGCTCGACGTGCTGTTGGACGTGGTCGCATCGGCCATCGAGGTGACCCGCGTGGTCGTCGCAATGTGGTCCCAAGCGGGCACGGACCCGTCGGTAAGGGTGTCCGGGTCAGCTGGATCAACCCTTTGGAAGGACGTCGATCCGCTGCTTCGGGACGCTTTCGAGTCAGCGCGCGGCTGGCGTCCGCTGGCGGTCGAGGCGGTGGACGCGTCCGACGGGTCGGGTCGCTCGGCGGGCATGATGACCGTGCTGTCCGCGGCGGACGACACCGTGTTGTGGCTCGAGTATCCGGAAGCGAGGACGACGAGAGACGGGGATCGGATCCTGGTCGCGGCGTTGATCGGCCACCTGAGCCTGGCCGTCCAGCACGTGCGTCAGTTCGAGACTGCGAGGGAGGCGTCGCTGACCCTGCAGCGGACGATGACCCCGACCACGAAGCCCCCGGTGGGGTTCGCGGTGCGGTACGAGCCGGCGGTCTCTCCATTCGAGATCGGCGGCGACTGGTACGACGTACTGACCATCGGTGACCGATACATCGGCATCATCGTCGGCGATTGTGTGGGTAGCGGCCTGTCGGCCGCGGCGGTGATGGGACAACTTCGCAGCTCGGCCCGGGTGCTGCTGATCAACGGCACGGCGCCCGGCCGGATCCTCGACGAACTCGACTCGGCGGCGGCCCTCATCGCCGGCGCCTATTGCGCGACCGTCTTCATCGGCATCATCGACACGGAGTCGGGGAAGATGTCCTACAGCAGCGCGGGTCACGTGCCCGCCCTGCTCGCGGTGCCAGGGGCGGCACCTGAGACGCTGACCGGCGCGACGTCGGTGCCGCTGGGGGTGCAGAGGTCCGGCCCACGACCGCAGGCGGCCAAGCTCCTGTCGCCGAGTTCGGTGTTGATGCTGTACACCGACGGGCTCGTCGAACGCCGAGATGGGTTGATCGACAACGGAATCGAACAGGCGGGCCGAGTGCTCAGCGCCAACATCGACGCCCCGGCCGAAGCCGTCGCCGATGCCGTGCTGAGCGATCTGGCCCCGAGGGACGGCTTCGACGACGACGTCGCGATCGTCGTCTATCGGCGGCCGCCGGCACCGCTCGAGATCGACGTGCGGGCGACGCCCGATCAGCTGAGTGACATGAGGGGCCAGCTCACCAGGTGGTTGAAGGCGACCGGCATCCCCGAGGATCTCGCCGGGGACATCGTGCTCGTCGTCAACGAGGCGTGCACCAATAGCATCGAACACGGATACCGCGCCACCAAGCCCGGGCGAATGCTGGTGTGCGCTGAGGCCAAGGGCCGCGGAATCTGCATTCGGATAACCGATTTCGGGTCGTGGAAGCTGCCCGATGCCAACCCGCGGATCCGCGGGCGCGGTGTCCCGCTGATGCGAGCCGTCAGCGGCGAGGTCACCCTCGACGGCACCTCCACGGGGACTACGGTGACGATGACCTTCGAACTCGACTAG
- a CDS encoding PP2C family protein-serine/threonine phosphatase: MTGGIDDLGDAFDNAPCGYVVTTPDGEIRAVNATMASWLGREPDSLIGTPFARLLTGGGRIHYETHFAPMLLASGVLSGVTVDLVGSGGRRIPVLLTANVKAGPEGRPALVRIVVGDAADRRSYERELLAERRRAEDERGRAVSFAQTLQLSLLPPTLSPPPGLEAAAHYYRPADEDVGGDFYDLFPLSREKYGFFLGDVCGKGVAAAALTSLTRYTLRAAAVKEERPVGVLHTLDSVLKQDTYTERGWFCTVLFGLITLRAGAFDVEIATGGHPPPLLLSADGGARYVATDGGQAVGLFTAPTFTSVRFILTPGDTLVTYSDGYTEARTGTGSERFDDEGELLRFAEAHSPNDARGIVAAMQALVDDLGDGVEDDAAVLALGVPRS, encoded by the coding sequence GTGACGGGCGGCATCGACGACCTGGGGGATGCGTTCGACAACGCGCCGTGCGGCTATGTCGTCACCACGCCCGACGGCGAGATCCGCGCCGTGAACGCGACGATGGCGTCGTGGCTGGGACGCGAGCCGGACTCCTTGATCGGCACGCCGTTTGCCAGGTTGCTCACCGGCGGCGGCCGCATCCACTACGAGACGCACTTCGCGCCCATGCTCCTGGCATCGGGCGTCCTGAGCGGCGTCACCGTCGACCTCGTCGGATCCGGCGGGCGGCGGATCCCCGTCCTGCTGACCGCCAACGTGAAGGCGGGCCCCGAGGGACGCCCGGCGCTGGTTCGCATCGTCGTCGGCGACGCCGCCGACCGCCGGTCCTACGAACGCGAACTGCTCGCCGAGCGCAGGCGCGCCGAGGACGAACGCGGCCGCGCCGTGAGTTTCGCCCAGACGCTGCAACTCTCGCTGCTACCCCCCACCCTGTCACCGCCACCCGGTCTAGAGGCCGCGGCGCACTACTACCGTCCCGCGGACGAGGACGTCGGCGGGGACTTCTACGACCTATTCCCGCTATCGCGCGAGAAATACGGCTTCTTCCTCGGCGACGTCTGCGGGAAGGGGGTCGCCGCCGCCGCCCTGACGTCGCTGACGCGCTATACGCTGCGCGCCGCCGCCGTGAAAGAGGAACGGCCCGTTGGCGTGTTGCATACCCTCGACAGCGTCCTCAAGCAGGACACCTACACCGAGCGAGGTTGGTTCTGCACCGTGCTGTTCGGTTTGATCACGTTGCGCGCAGGAGCCTTCGACGTAGAAATCGCCACCGGCGGCCATCCGCCACCCCTTCTCCTCTCGGCTGACGGCGGCGCGCGCTACGTGGCGACCGACGGTGGTCAGGCGGTGGGCTTGTTCACGGCGCCGACGTTCACGTCGGTGCGTTTCATCTTGACGCCCGGCGACACCCTGGTGACCTATTCGGACGGATACACCGAGGCGCGCACCGGCACTGGGTCGGAACGCTTCGACGACGAAGGTGAACTGCTGCGGTTCGCCGAGGCCCATTCGCCCAACGACGCGCGCGGGATCGTCGCGGCGATGCAGGCCCTCGTCGACGATCTCGGCGACGGGGTCGAGGACGATGCCGCCGTTCTGGCCCTTGGGGTTCCGCGCAGCTAG
- a CDS encoding alpha/beta fold hydrolase yields MDVSTRNNVTFAGPESGTTVMLAHGFGCDQNLWRLVTARLQDRFRLVLFDHVGSGQSASRAWNAERYSSLRSYADDILDIVEHLDLRDVVFVGHSVAAMMGVLAVVADPTRFAKLVLLTPSPCYLDHDGYTGGFSAADIDELLESMESNYLGWSRVMAPNVMGTPDRPELQAELTDVFCRNDPAKARVFARTTFLSDNRADLPLVDIPALVIECAHDTLAPRTVGAYTHRQIPGSELVTIDATGHCPQLSAPDETAAAIAAFAIAS; encoded by the coding sequence GTGGACGTGAGCACGAGGAACAACGTGACGTTCGCTGGCCCAGAATCGGGAACGACGGTGATGCTGGCTCACGGGTTCGGCTGCGACCAGAACCTCTGGCGTCTGGTGACCGCTAGGTTGCAGGACCGGTTCCGGCTCGTCCTGTTCGATCACGTCGGCTCCGGGCAGTCCGCGTCGCGCGCCTGGAACGCCGAGCGCTACTCGTCGTTGCGGAGCTACGCCGACGACATCCTGGACATCGTGGAACACCTCGATCTGCGGGACGTCGTCTTCGTCGGCCACTCGGTGGCCGCCATGATGGGCGTGTTGGCCGTCGTCGCGGATCCGACCCGCTTCGCGAAGCTGGTGCTCCTCACGCCGTCGCCCTGCTACCTCGACCACGACGGCTACACCGGGGGCTTCTCGGCCGCCGACATCGACGAGCTCCTCGAATCGATGGAGAGCAACTACCTCGGCTGGTCGCGCGTCATGGCGCCCAACGTCATGGGCACACCCGACCGGCCGGAACTGCAGGCGGAGCTGACCGACGTCTTCTGCCGCAACGACCCGGCGAAGGCTCGGGTCTTCGCCCGCACGACGTTCCTCTCCGACAACCGCGCGGACCTGCCCCTGGTCGACATCCCCGCGCTGGTGATCGAGTGCGCACACGACACCTTGGCACCCCGGACGGTCGGCGCGTACACCCACCGGCAGATCCCCGGCAGCGAACTCGTCACCATCGACGCCACCGGACATTGCCCGCAGCTCAGCGCACCCGACGAGACGGCGGCCGCGATCGCCGCGTTCGCGATCGCGTCGTGA
- a CDS encoding hypervirulence associated TUDOR domain-containing protein encodes MANDEFSEGEHVEWKSHGSTAEGKVEKKITSDTKAAKRTVRASKDDPQYLVRSDKSGGEAVHRPEALHSKED; translated from the coding sequence ATGGCGAACGATGAATTCTCAGAGGGTGAGCACGTCGAATGGAAGAGCCACGGCAGCACCGCCGAGGGCAAGGTCGAGAAGAAGATCACCAGTGACACGAAGGCGGCCAAGCGCACCGTCCGCGCGTCGAAGGACGATCCGCAGTACCTCGTCCGCAGCGACAAGAGCGGAGGTGAAGCCGTGCATCGTCCGGAAGCCCTTCACTCGAAGGAAGATTGA
- a CDS encoding HAD family hydrolase, which yields MAAPAVLFDIDGTLVDSNYLHVHAWRRAFAEAGLDVESWRVHRRIGMDGSALLGELIPDTSDDVKKRVKDLHSEYYRETSGLLTPLPGALRLLNLVAESGLQVVLATSAPEDELAELRKVLDTEDIISAITSSEDVETAKPQPDIVQVALDRAGVDAHRAVFVGDTVWDVRAAATAGVPCICVASGGIDRLRLEHEGAVSVYEDPDDLADRLDASPIRRLVVGAFSGG from the coding sequence ATGGCCGCCCCCGCAGTGCTCTTCGACATCGACGGAACCCTGGTCGACTCCAACTACCTCCACGTGCACGCCTGGCGCCGCGCCTTCGCCGAGGCCGGCCTGGACGTGGAGTCGTGGCGAGTTCACCGCCGCATCGGAATGGATGGGTCGGCACTGCTCGGCGAACTGATTCCGGACACGTCGGATGACGTGAAGAAGCGCGTCAAGGATCTACATTCCGAGTACTACCGCGAGACGAGCGGCCTTCTGACACCGCTGCCGGGAGCCCTGCGTCTTCTGAACCTGGTCGCCGAGTCGGGTCTGCAGGTGGTGCTGGCGACGTCGGCGCCCGAGGACGAGCTGGCCGAGTTGCGCAAGGTGCTCGACACCGAGGACATCATCTCGGCCATCACGTCGTCCGAGGACGTTGAGACCGCCAAACCGCAGCCCGACATCGTTCAGGTGGCGCTCGACCGGGCGGGCGTCGACGCGCACCGGGCGGTCTTCGTGGGCGACACCGTCTGGGACGTGCGGGCGGCGGCCACGGCCGGTGTGCCCTGCATCTGCGTCGCCAGTGGTGGCATCGACCGGCTGAGGCTGGAACACGAGGGTGCAGTCTCCGTCTACGAGGATCCCGACGACCTCGCCGACCGCCTCGACGCCTCGCCGATCCGCCGCCTGGTGGTCGGAGCGTTCAGCGGTGGCTGA